A single region of the Streptomyces sp. NBC_01262 genome encodes:
- a CDS encoding S1 family peptidase encodes MFSLTRAGKAVAAVLATAATSAALLVGASAAQADVHASIVGGSTTTTTAYPFMMQITDASQNQFCGGTLVSSTKVVTAAHCMVGETTSSVRVVGGRTYLSGTNGTVSRVSKIWINPDYTDATNGDDVAVLTLSTAMSYTTASYVSASQTSIYAAGTTARILGWGTTSESGSSSNQLRTATVPIVSNSSCASSYGSDFVASDMVCAGYTSGGVDTCQGDSGGPLLIGGVLAGITSWGEGCAEAGYPGVYTRLTTFSSLVTTQINS; translated from the coding sequence ATGTTCAGCCTTACCCGTGCGGGCAAGGCCGTCGCCGCGGTCCTCGCGACCGCGGCGACGTCCGCCGCCCTCCTGGTCGGCGCATCGGCAGCACAGGCCGATGTCCACGCCAGCATCGTCGGCGGCTCGACCACCACGACCACCGCCTATCCGTTCATGATGCAGATCACCGACGCCTCGCAGAACCAGTTCTGCGGCGGCACGCTGGTCTCCTCCACCAAGGTCGTCACCGCCGCCCACTGTATGGTCGGCGAGACCACGAGCAGCGTCCGTGTCGTCGGCGGCCGCACCTACCTCAGCGGCACGAACGGCACCGTCAGCAGGGTCAGCAAGATCTGGATCAACCCCGACTACACCGACGCCACCAACGGCGACGACGTGGCCGTGCTGACCCTGTCCACCGCGATGTCGTACACCACGGCCTCGTACGTCTCCGCCAGCCAGACCAGCATCTACGCGGCCGGCACCACCGCCCGCATCCTGGGCTGGGGCACCACGTCGGAGAGCGGCAGCTCCTCCAACCAGCTGCGGACGGCGACGGTTCCGATCGTCTCCAACTCCAGCTGCGCGAGCTCCTACGGCTCCGACTTCGTCGCCAGTGACATGGTCTGCGCCGGCTACACCTCCGGCGGCGTGGACACCTGCCAGGGCGACAGCGGCGGCCCGCTGCTCATAGGCGGCGTCCTCGCAGGCATCACCTCCTGGGGTGAGGGCTGCGCCGAGGCCGGCTACCCCGGCGTCTACACCCGCCTGACGACCTTCTCGTCACTGGTGACGACGCAGATCAACTCCTGA
- a CDS encoding winged helix DNA-binding domain-containing protein, with translation MPTVLDRRALNRALLGRQLLIERSATGAAEAVEHLLGLQSQAPESAYIGLWTRLDGFELDDLAGLLRDREAVRLVLMRSTVHLVSARDALRLRPVLQPMLDKVFASSNWARGLDGADRVEVTAFGRGLVEERPRDPAELRSLLAARWPGADPASLVNALRSWLPLVQLPPRGLWGEGGRVLYTTVEHWLGEPLAAPDPAGVVRRYLAAFGPASVADAQKWSGLTGLRSVFAGMELRTYHDERGRVLYDLPDAPPLPDPGTPVSARLVADFDNLTLSHADRSRILADEHRSRLMTVNGIIRAAVLVDGFVAGTWRVDRARGCATLTVSPFGPLARADRAALTREAERLLATTDPGAVHVVEFG, from the coding sequence ATGCCGACCGTGCTGGACCGCCGCGCCCTCAACCGGGCCCTGCTGGGGCGCCAGCTGCTGATCGAGCGCTCTGCGACGGGCGCCGCCGAGGCCGTCGAGCATCTGCTCGGGCTCCAGTCCCAGGCCCCGGAGTCGGCGTACATCGGGCTGTGGACGCGGCTCGACGGCTTCGAGCTCGACGATCTGGCCGGGTTGCTGCGGGACCGCGAGGCGGTACGGCTGGTGCTGATGCGGAGCACGGTGCACCTGGTCAGTGCGCGGGACGCGCTGCGGCTGCGGCCGGTGCTCCAGCCCATGCTCGACAAGGTCTTCGCCAGCAGCAACTGGGCCCGCGGGCTCGACGGGGCGGACCGGGTCGAGGTGACGGCCTTCGGGCGCGGCCTCGTCGAGGAGCGGCCCCGCGATCCCGCGGAACTGCGGAGCCTGCTCGCCGCCCGCTGGCCCGGCGCCGATCCGGCCTCGCTCGTCAACGCCCTGCGCAGCTGGCTGCCGCTGGTCCAGTTGCCGCCCCGGGGTCTGTGGGGCGAGGGCGGCCGGGTCCTCTACACGACCGTCGAGCACTGGCTCGGCGAGCCGCTCGCCGCCCCGGACCCGGCCGGTGTCGTACGGCGCTATCTGGCGGCCTTCGGCCCGGCCTCCGTGGCCGACGCCCAGAAATGGTCCGGTCTGACGGGGCTGCGGTCCGTCTTCGCCGGGATGGAGCTGCGTACGTACCACGACGAGCGCGGCCGCGTCCTGTACGACCTGCCCGACGCCCCGCCGCTCCCGGATCCCGGCACGCCCGTCTCCGCGCGCTTGGTCGCCGACTTCGACAACCTCACGCTGTCCCATGCCGACCGGAGCCGGATCCTCGCCGACGAGCACCGGTCCCGGCTGATGACCGTCAACGGCATCATCCGCGCCGCGGTCCTGGTGGACGGCTTCGTCGCGGGGACCTGGCGCGTCGACCGCGCCCGCGGCTGCGCGACGCTGACGGTCAGCCCTTTCGGGCCGCTGGCCCGCGCGGACCGGGCGGCGCTCACGCGGGAGGCGGAGCGGCTGCTCGCGACGACGGACCCGGGTGCGGTGCACGTCGTCGAATTCGGCTGA
- a CDS encoding SpoIIE family protein phosphatase has protein sequence MVRLWGRVRSVAGQVFVLQVVVVLLLGVGAVAALVLQAGHDSTVEARNRSLAVAQTFANSPGIVQALASADPTAVLQPRAEAARKGSGVDFIVVTDTNGIRYTHPKPDRIGKKFVGNLKPVLAGGIVTETINGTIGRLVQATVPVFSEGDGKGRVVGIVSAGITLSKVRGVVDRELPILLGAAAAGLALATAGTAAVSSRLRRQTHGLGPLEMTRMYEHHDAVLHSVREGVLILDGERRLLLANDEARRLLDLRPDAEGRPVTELGLNPQATELLASGRVATDEVLPAGDRQLAVNNRPTDRDGGPPGSVATLRDFTELRAVSGQAEQAQTRLRLLYDASVAIGTTLDVVRTAEELTQVAVPRLADFVTVGLVESVLHGEEPRLGGAAELRRVAVNGIRDDHPLYPPGRLVRWGPDTPMGHSFGTGEPVLVTDLSDAMEWVEQDPERMRRVLDYGIHSLMTVPLKARGVLLGMVNFWRLDRPGPFEEGDLSLAEELVARAAVCIDNARRYTREHAMAVTLQRSLLPRGLPEQSALDVAHRYLPAQAGVGGDWFDVIPLPGARVALVVGDVVGHGLLAAATMGRLRTAVHNFSTLDLPPDELLGHLDELVGRIDQEESPGAGGELAIAGATCLYAVYDPSSGRCVLARAGHPPPALLLPDGTVEFPDLPAGPPLGLGGLPFETAELDIPEGSLLVLYTDGLVESRTRDIDVGLEMLRAALAGHPGRSPDDTCAAVLDALLPDRPGDDIALLAARTHRLRADRIAEWEVPADPAALSGLRASVARRLGEWGLDELAFSTELILSELITNAIRYAAGPIRLRLLRDRTLICEVADASSTSPHLRYAATTDEGGRGLFLVAQFAERWGTRYTTDGKVIWAEQGLPGALGPTPPG, from the coding sequence ATGGTCCGGCTGTGGGGCCGGGTACGCAGCGTGGCCGGTCAGGTCTTCGTTCTGCAGGTCGTGGTCGTGCTGCTGCTCGGCGTGGGCGCGGTGGCGGCCCTTGTGCTGCAGGCGGGCCACGACAGCACGGTGGAGGCCCGCAACCGCTCGCTCGCCGTCGCCCAGACATTCGCGAATTCGCCGGGGATCGTCCAGGCACTGGCCTCGGCGGACCCCACCGCCGTGCTGCAGCCACGGGCCGAGGCGGCCCGTAAGGGGTCCGGGGTCGACTTCATCGTGGTGACGGACACCAACGGGATCCGCTACACCCACCCCAAGCCGGACCGGATCGGCAAGAAGTTCGTCGGCAACCTGAAACCGGTGCTGGCGGGGGGCATCGTCACGGAGACGATCAACGGGACGATCGGGCGGCTGGTGCAGGCGACCGTCCCGGTCTTCAGCGAAGGGGACGGCAAGGGCCGGGTCGTGGGGATCGTCTCGGCCGGGATCACGCTCAGCAAGGTGCGCGGTGTCGTCGACCGGGAGCTGCCGATCCTGCTGGGTGCGGCGGCGGCCGGGCTGGCGCTGGCCACGGCCGGGACGGCGGCGGTCAGCAGCCGGCTGCGGAGGCAGACGCACGGGCTGGGGCCCCTGGAGATGACCCGGATGTACGAGCACCATGACGCGGTGCTGCACTCCGTGCGCGAGGGCGTCCTGATCCTGGACGGCGAACGGCGGCTGCTGCTCGCCAACGACGAGGCCAGGCGGCTGCTCGATCTGCGCCCCGACGCCGAGGGCCGCCCGGTCACCGAGCTGGGCCTGAATCCGCAGGCCACCGAGCTGCTGGCGTCCGGACGCGTCGCCACCGACGAGGTGCTGCCGGCCGGCGACCGGCAGCTGGCGGTGAACAACCGCCCCACGGACCGTGACGGCGGGCCGCCGGGCAGCGTCGCGACGCTGCGCGACTTCACCGAGCTGCGGGCCGTGTCCGGGCAGGCCGAGCAGGCGCAGACCCGGCTGCGGCTGCTGTACGACGCGAGCGTGGCGATCGGCACCACGCTGGACGTCGTACGGACCGCCGAGGAGCTCACCCAGGTCGCGGTGCCCAGGCTCGCGGACTTCGTCACCGTGGGGCTGGTGGAGTCCGTGCTGCACGGCGAGGAGCCCCGGCTCGGGGGCGCCGCCGAGCTGCGCCGGGTCGCGGTCAACGGCATCCGCGACGACCACCCGCTCTACCCGCCGGGACGGCTGGTGCGCTGGGGCCCGGACACCCCGATGGGGCACAGTTTCGGCACCGGCGAGCCGGTGCTCGTAACCGATCTCAGTGACGCGATGGAGTGGGTGGAGCAGGACCCGGAACGGATGCGCAGGGTGCTCGACTACGGCATCCACTCGCTCATGACGGTCCCGCTGAAGGCCCGGGGCGTGCTGCTGGGCATGGTGAACTTCTGGCGCCTCGACCGGCCCGGGCCCTTCGAGGAGGGCGACCTGTCACTGGCCGAGGAGCTGGTCGCCCGGGCCGCGGTCTGCATCGACAACGCCCGCCGCTACACCCGCGAGCACGCCATGGCCGTCACCCTGCAGCGCAGCCTGCTGCCGCGCGGGCTGCCCGAGCAGAGCGCCCTGGACGTCGCCCACCGCTATCTGCCCGCCCAGGCCGGGGTCGGCGGCGACTGGTTCGACGTGATCCCGCTGCCCGGCGCGCGGGTCGCCCTGGTGGTCGGGGACGTCGTGGGCCACGGGCTGCTGGCCGCCGCCACGATGGGGCGGCTGCGCACCGCCGTGCACAACTTCTCGACCCTGGACCTGCCGCCCGACGAGCTGCTGGGCCACCTGGACGAGCTCGTCGGCCGGATCGACCAGGAGGAGTCGCCCGGCGCCGGGGGCGAGCTCGCCATCGCGGGCGCCACCTGCCTGTACGCCGTGTACGACCCGTCCTCCGGGCGGTGCGTCCTGGCCCGGGCCGGCCATCCCCCGCCCGCCCTGCTGCTCCCCGACGGCACCGTCGAATTCCCCGACCTGCCCGCCGGACCGCCGCTCGGGCTGGGCGGGCTGCCCTTCGAGACCGCCGAGCTGGACATCCCCGAGGGCAGCCTCCTGGTCCTGTACACCGACGGGCTCGTCGAGTCCCGCACCCGCGACATCGACGTCGGCCTCGAAATGCTGCGCGCGGCCCTGGCGGGGCACCCCGGCCGCTCCCCCGACGACACCTGCGCCGCCGTGCTCGACGCCCTGCTCCCGGACCGCCCCGGCGACGACATCGCCCTGCTCGCGGCCCGTACGCACCGCCTGCGCGCCGACCGCATCGCCGAGTGGGAGGTCCCGGCCGACCCGGCCGCCCTGTCCGGGCTGCGGGCCTCGGTCGCCCGGCGGCTGGGCGAATGGGGCCTGGACGAGCTGGCGTTCAGCACCGAACTGATCCTCAGCGAGCTGATCACCAACGCCATCCGCTACGCGGCCGGGCCCATCCGCCTGCGCCTGCTGCGCGACCGCACCCTCATCTGCGAGGTCGCCGACGCCAGCAGCACCTCCCCGCACCTGCGCTACGCCGCCACCACCGACGAGGGCGGCCGCGGCCTCTTCCTGGTCGCCCAGTTCGCCGAACGCTGGGGCACCCGGTACACGACCGACGGCAAGGTGATCTGGGCCGAGCAGGGCCTGCCGGGAGCGCTCGGCCCTACGCCGCCGGGCTGA
- a CDS encoding XdhC/CoxI family protein: MLDIADELHRWCDQGRSFAVATVVAVGGSAPRLPGAALAVDAAGTAVGSVSGGCVEGAVYELCQEVLETGEPLLHRFGYSDDDAFAVGLTCGGVIDIFIQRISGHPQFTAALAAAVAGEAAAVARVVQGPADLLGRGLLVRPDGSHTGTLGDPGLDRTAAAETLALLESGRTGTALIGSGGSRCGEPLTLLVESSVPPPRMLVFGAIDFASAVVRIGKFLGYRVTLCDARPVFATPARFPDADEVVVDWPHRYLESTRTDARTVITVLTHDAKFDVPLLERALRMPVSYVGAMGSRRTHEDRLRRLREAGLSELELNRLRSPIGLDLGARTPEETALSIGAEIVANRRGGTGVPLTGAHTPIHHDATPIAGRVSPAA; this comes from the coding sequence ATGCTGGACATCGCCGACGAGCTGCACCGCTGGTGCGACCAGGGCCGCTCCTTCGCCGTCGCGACCGTCGTCGCGGTCGGCGGCAGCGCGCCCCGCCTGCCCGGCGCGGCCCTGGCGGTCGACGCCGCCGGGACGGCGGTCGGCAGCGTGTCCGGCGGGTGCGTGGAAGGCGCGGTCTACGAGCTGTGCCAGGAGGTCCTGGAGACCGGCGAACCGCTGCTGCACCGCTTCGGCTACTCCGACGACGACGCCTTCGCCGTGGGCCTGACCTGCGGCGGCGTCATCGACATCTTCATCCAGCGGATCTCCGGGCACCCGCAGTTCACCGCCGCCCTGGCCGCCGCCGTCGCCGGTGAGGCGGCCGCCGTGGCCAGGGTCGTCCAGGGCCCGGCGGACCTGCTCGGCCGCGGGCTCCTGGTCCGCCCGGACGGATCGCACACCGGCACCCTCGGCGACCCCGGGCTGGACCGCACCGCCGCCGCCGAGACGCTCGCACTGCTCGAATCCGGCCGCACCGGCACCGCCCTCATCGGGTCCGGCGGCAGCCGCTGCGGCGAGCCGCTCACCCTGCTCGTCGAGTCCAGCGTGCCGCCCCCGCGCATGCTGGTCTTCGGTGCCATCGACTTCGCCTCGGCCGTCGTGCGCATCGGCAAATTCCTCGGCTACCGCGTCACCCTCTGCGACGCCCGCCCGGTCTTCGCCACCCCTGCCCGCTTCCCCGACGCCGACGAGGTCGTCGTCGACTGGCCGCACCGCTACCTCGAATCCACCCGCACCGACGCCCGCACCGTCATCACCGTCCTCACCCACGACGCCAAGTTCGACGTCCCCCTCCTGGAACGCGCCCTGCGCATGCCGGTTTCCTACGTCGGCGCCATGGGCTCCCGCCGCACCCACGAGGACCGCCTGCGGCGCCTGCGCGAAGCCGGCCTCAGCGAGCTGGAGCTCAACCGCCTCCGCTCGCCCATCGGCCTCGACCTCGGCGCCCGTACGCCCGAGGAAACGGCCCTGTCGATCGGCGCCGAGATCGTCGCCAACCGCCGCGGCGGCACCGGCGTCCCCCTGACCGGCGCGCACACCCCGATCCACCACGACGCCACGCCGATAGCCGGCCGGGTCAGCCCGGCGGCGTAG
- a CDS encoding xanthine dehydrogenase family protein molybdopterin-binding subunit codes for MGTANTPTKITQGTRTKGGIGESTLRPDGTLKVTGEFAYASDLWHEDMLWGFTLRSPHAHARIVSVDISEALAQAGVHAVMTHEDLPAAKTYGLEIQDQPVLADGVVRFHGEPVALVAADHPETARRAAAKIKVVYEQLPLVVDEETATAPGAPILHPDRDDHHAPHSPHPNIVHRQPVVHGDVAAAQALAEVVVTGDYEVGMQDQAFLGPESGLAVPAEDGGVDLYISTQWLHADLRQVAPVLGLPESKVRMTLSGVGGAFGGREDLSMQAHACLLALRTGKPVKIVYNRFESFFGHVHRHPAKLRYEHGATRDGKLVYMKCRIVLDGGPYASSSPAVVGNAASLAVGPYEIENVDIEALALYSNNPPCGAMRGFGAVQACFAYEAQMDKMAAALGMHPVEFRQLNAMSQGSVMPTGQIVDSPAPVAELLRRVRAMPMPPEQQWLAAGETADVRALPGGLSNTTHGEGVVRGVGYAVGIKNVGFSEGFDDYSTARVRIEVIAGEPVATVHTAMAEVGQGGVTVHAQIARTELGVTQVTINPADTRVGSAGSTSASRQTYVTGGAVKHSCEAVREKVLELGRAKFGSYHPAWATAELLLEGGKVVTDGGEVLADLVDVLGGEAVDIELEWRHRPTEPFDLRTGQGFGHVQYSFAAHRAVVEVDTELGLVKVIELACAQDVGKALNPLSVVGQIQGGTTQGLGLAVMEEIIVDPATAKVRNPSFTDYLIPTILDTPPIPVDVLELADDHAPYGLRGVGEAPTLSSTPAVVAAIRAATGLALGRVPVRPEHLTGT; via the coding sequence ATGGGCACCGCCAACACCCCCACCAAGATCACGCAGGGCACCCGCACCAAGGGCGGCATCGGCGAGTCCACGCTGCGCCCTGACGGCACGCTGAAGGTCACCGGCGAGTTCGCCTACGCCTCCGACCTGTGGCACGAGGACATGCTGTGGGGCTTCACGCTCCGCAGCCCGCACGCGCACGCTCGGATCGTCTCCGTCGACATCTCCGAGGCACTCGCCCAGGCCGGCGTCCACGCCGTCATGACGCACGAGGACCTGCCCGCCGCCAAGACCTACGGCCTGGAGATCCAGGACCAGCCGGTGCTGGCCGACGGGGTCGTCCGCTTCCACGGCGAACCGGTCGCCCTCGTCGCCGCCGACCACCCGGAGACCGCGCGCCGCGCCGCCGCGAAGATCAAGGTCGTGTACGAGCAGCTCCCGCTCGTCGTGGACGAGGAGACCGCCACCGCCCCCGGCGCCCCGATCCTGCACCCGGACCGCGACGACCACCACGCCCCGCACAGCCCGCACCCCAACATCGTCCACCGCCAGCCCGTCGTCCACGGCGACGTCGCGGCCGCGCAGGCCCTGGCCGAGGTCGTGGTGACCGGCGACTACGAGGTCGGCATGCAGGACCAGGCCTTCCTCGGCCCCGAGTCCGGCCTCGCCGTGCCCGCCGAGGACGGCGGCGTCGACCTGTACATCTCCACCCAGTGGCTGCACGCCGACCTGCGCCAGGTCGCCCCCGTCCTCGGCCTGCCCGAATCCAAGGTGCGCATGACGCTTTCCGGCGTCGGAGGCGCCTTCGGCGGCCGCGAGGACCTGTCCATGCAGGCCCACGCCTGCCTGCTCGCCCTGCGCACCGGCAAACCCGTCAAGATCGTCTATAACCGCTTCGAGTCCTTCTTCGGGCACGTCCACCGCCACCCCGCCAAGCTCCGCTACGAGCACGGTGCCACCCGCGACGGCAAGCTCGTCTACATGAAGTGCCGCATCGTGCTGGACGGCGGCCCCTACGCCTCCTCCTCCCCGGCCGTCGTCGGCAACGCCGCCTCCCTCGCGGTCGGTCCGTACGAGATCGAGAACGTCGACATCGAGGCCCTCGCTCTCTACTCCAACAACCCGCCCTGCGGCGCCATGCGCGGCTTCGGCGCGGTCCAGGCCTGCTTCGCGTACGAGGCCCAGATGGACAAGATGGCCGCCGCGCTGGGCATGCACCCGGTGGAATTCCGGCAGCTCAACGCCATGTCGCAGGGCTCGGTCATGCCCACCGGCCAGATCGTCGACTCCCCGGCGCCCGTCGCCGAGCTGCTGCGCCGCGTCAGGGCGATGCCGATGCCGCCCGAGCAGCAGTGGCTCGCGGCCGGTGAGACAGCCGACGTACGGGCCCTGCCCGGCGGCCTGTCCAACACCACCCACGGCGAAGGCGTCGTGCGCGGGGTCGGTTACGCGGTCGGCATCAAGAACGTCGGCTTCTCCGAGGGCTTCGACGACTACTCCACGGCCCGCGTGCGCATCGAGGTCATCGCCGGCGAGCCCGTCGCCACCGTCCACACCGCGATGGCCGAGGTCGGCCAGGGCGGCGTGACCGTGCACGCGCAGATCGCCCGCACCGAACTGGGCGTCACCCAGGTCACCATCAACCCGGCCGACACCCGGGTCGGCTCGGCGGGCTCCACATCCGCCTCCCGGCAGACCTACGTCACCGGCGGCGCCGTCAAGCACAGCTGCGAGGCCGTACGGGAGAAGGTCCTGGAGCTGGGCCGCGCCAAGTTCGGCAGCTACCACCCGGCCTGGGCCACCGCCGAGCTGCTCCTGGAGGGCGGCAAGGTCGTCACCGACGGCGGCGAGGTGCTCGCCGACCTGGTGGACGTCCTGGGCGGCGAGGCGGTCGACATCGAGCTGGAGTGGCGGCACCGGCCCACCGAGCCCTTCGACCTTCGTACGGGGCAGGGCTTCGGCCATGTCCAGTACTCCTTCGCCGCCCACCGCGCGGTGGTGGAGGTCGACACCGAACTCGGCCTGGTCAAGGTCATCGAACTGGCCTGCGCGCAGGACGTCGGCAAGGCCCTCAACCCGCTGTCGGTCGTCGGCCAGATCCAGGGCGGCACCACCCAGGGCCTCGGCCTCGCCGTCATGGAGGAGATCATCGTCGACCCGGCGACCGCGAAGGTGCGCAACCCCTCCTTCACGGACTACCTGATCCCCACCATCCTCGACACCCCGCCGATCCCCGTCGACGTCCTCGAACTCGCCGACGACCATGCCCCCTACGGCCTGCGCGGCGTCGGCGAGGCCCCGACACTGTCCTCCACCCCCGCCGTCGTCGCCGCGATCCGCGCGGCCACGGGGCTGGCGCTGGGGCGCGTACCGGTACGCCCCGAGCACCTCACCGGTACCTGA
- a CDS encoding (2Fe-2S)-binding protein: MRVTFTVNGRPQEADDVWEGESLLYVLRERMGLPGSKNACEQGECGSCTVRLDGVPVCACLVAAGQCQDREIVTVEGLADYAKERTAGACGAGTCGPGAGISAGIGTGIDEARQWQARPTDESVDLSPIQQAFIDAGAVQCGFCTPGLLVAADELLERNADPTDADIREALSGNLCRCTGYEKILDAVRLAAARQEA; encoded by the coding sequence ATGCGCGTGACCTTCACCGTCAACGGCCGCCCGCAGGAGGCCGACGACGTCTGGGAGGGCGAGAGCCTGCTGTACGTGCTGCGCGAGCGCATGGGGCTGCCGGGCTCGAAGAACGCCTGCGAGCAGGGCGAATGCGGTTCCTGCACGGTCCGCCTGGACGGTGTCCCGGTCTGCGCGTGCCTGGTCGCCGCAGGCCAGTGCCAGGACCGCGAGATCGTCACCGTGGAGGGCCTGGCCGACTACGCCAAGGAGCGCACGGCGGGTGCGTGCGGCGCGGGCACCTGCGGTCCCGGCGCCGGCATCAGCGCCGGCATCGGCACCGGCATCGACGAGGCCAGGCAGTGGCAGGCCCGCCCCACCGACGAGTCCGTGGACCTCTCCCCGATCCAGCAGGCCTTCATCGACGCGGGCGCCGTCCAGTGCGGCTTCTGCACCCCCGGCCTCCTGGTCGCCGCCGACGAGCTGCTGGAACGCAACGCCGACCCCACCGACGCGGACATCCGCGAGGCGCTGTCGGGCAACCTGTGCCGCTGCACGGGCTACGAGAAGATCCTCGACGCCGTCCGCCTGGCCGCCGCGCGACAGGAGGCCTGA
- a CDS encoding FAD binding domain-containing protein: MDFLRPASWEEALAAKAEHPTAVPIAGGTDVMVEINFDHRRPDVLLDLNRIGELQEWETGQDTVRLGASVPYTRIMDNLRGELPGLALAAHTVGSPQIRNRGSVGGNLGAASPAGDAHPALLAAGARVEAESVRGTRMIPVEEFYTGVKRNALAPDELIRAVHIDKADGPQQFSKVGTRNAMVIAVCAFGLALHPASRTVRTGIGSAAPTPIRARVAEDFLNAALEEGGFWDNGRIIPPAVARQFADLVSASASPIDDVRGSASYRRHALGVMARRTLGWTWDEYRGDERNIRCA; the protein is encoded by the coding sequence ATGGACTTCCTGCGCCCCGCCAGCTGGGAGGAGGCTCTCGCCGCGAAGGCGGAGCACCCGACCGCTGTGCCCATCGCGGGCGGCACCGACGTGATGGTCGAGATCAACTTCGACCACCGCCGCCCCGATGTGCTCCTCGACCTCAACCGCATCGGCGAGCTCCAGGAGTGGGAGACCGGCCAGGACACCGTACGGCTGGGCGCCTCGGTCCCGTACACCCGGATCATGGACAACCTGCGCGGCGAGCTGCCCGGCCTGGCGCTGGCCGCGCACACCGTCGGCTCCCCGCAGATCCGCAACCGCGGCAGCGTCGGCGGCAACCTCGGCGCGGCCTCCCCGGCCGGTGACGCGCACCCGGCGCTGCTGGCCGCCGGTGCGCGGGTCGAGGCGGAGTCCGTACGCGGCACGCGCATGATCCCCGTCGAGGAGTTCTACACCGGCGTGAAGCGCAACGCGCTCGCGCCCGACGAGCTGATCCGGGCCGTGCACATCGACAAGGCCGACGGGCCGCAGCAGTTCTCCAAGGTCGGCACGCGCAACGCGATGGTCATCGCCGTCTGCGCGTTCGGCCTCGCCCTGCACCCCGCGAGCCGCACGGTGAGGACCGGCATCGGCTCCGCCGCCCCGACCCCGATCCGGGCCCGCGTCGCCGAGGACTTCCTCAACGCCGCGCTGGAGGAGGGCGGCTTCTGGGACAACGGCAGGATCATCCCGCCGGCGGTCGCCCGGCAGTTCGCGGACCTGGTGTCCGCCTCCGCCAGCCCCATCGACGACGTGCGCGGCAGCGCCTCGTACCGCCGCCACGCGCTGGGCGTCATGGCCCGCCGGACGCTGGGCTGGACATGGGACGAGTACCGCGGCGACGAGAGGAACATCCGATGCGCGTGA